The Pirellulales bacterium genomic interval CGAATGGCACTTGGCGATGTCGCGCCCCGTATACGATCAGGTGCGGCAGTTTCATCCGTCCCCCATACCGCGCGCTACGGTATTCGAGCAAAGTCCAGCAAGAAGCTCCGACGCCCGAAAACGATTGCGAGAGCTTGAGGCGACGATTCGTCCGGATTGCATTTTCACGCCCTATGGACCGACCTATGTGCAATTTGCGGCACCACATCTGATGGGTGCAGCCAACCCTTGGGTGGCGCATGCGGACATCCACGCCTACCAGGTAATGGGGTTTCCTTTCGAGTGGCTGCAAACGTTCGTACTCAGCATCTATCGCGGATATTGGTTTCGCAAAGCGGAAATGTTGACTGTGGAAACCGAATACGTTCGGCAAGGTTATCACCTCCGCGTAGGCACGCCTCTCCCGCGCATCGCGGTGGTCCCGAATACCTGCGGTCAGCATTATCTCCAGCATCAAGGTCTGCGCCCCTACCCAAAACCCGGCAAGCGGATTCGCATCCTTTGCTTTGCGGCTCCCTATAAGCATAAGCGCGTCGATATCGCCTCGCACGTCGCCGCCGAGTTGACGGCCCGTCGACCGGAACTCGACTTTGAATTCGTCACGACAATCGCTGAGGGGGACCCCATGGTCAGCCGGATGAAAGAATCCGCTAAAGCCCTCGGCGTCGGGTCGCGGATTAACAACCTGGGAGTAGTGCCTGTCGTCGCCGGTCCGAGTCTCTACGAGAGTTGCGACATATGTTTCATGCCGACGGTGCTGGAGTGCTTTAGCGCTACCTATCCTGAGGCTATGGCAATGGGGCTTCCCATCGTTACCACCGATCTAGGATTTCTACGTGATGTGTGCCAAGATGCGGCGCTGTACTTCCCGCCCAACAATAGCCGAATCGCTGCGGAAAGAATTCTTGAGTTGCTCGGCTCAGAGTCACTATGGAACCGCCTGATCATGGCCGGCAAACGTGTCTTGAGAGGCTTGCCCACAGCATCGGAAAGATTTCGAATGTACGTGCAGTTGCTCAAGCAAATGCGCAAGACCCCTGAACAGGCGTCCCCGCTAACGCACCTTCCGCATCACAATCGTTCCAGTGATTCTCGAATGGATGCCGGGATTTGAATTCCCCGCCAGCGCCGGTCTAAACGGCTGTCGCTTTAGGTTCACTTCACCGCCAGCTCAACTCTGGGCCTCAGCCGCCGCCTCGGCAAGGATTAACTCTGCGTCATTGAGCGCATTTCGATTCCGATACCCAGCAGGATTCATCGCATTCGTGTTCAATGTGGCATGTTTCAACACAGCCCTGATGTCCTTCCGCGACACGGTGAGAAACGTATTGATGACGTCCGCAACGGGGGGCTACCCCGATCGGGGCTACGAACGGCTCGCCTTTATACAAATCAGCCTTATGCTCCTCGAACAAATCGTACGCAGCCCCGAAATTCTCCCACGGGCCAAAGTACACGTGCTTGCCATTTATATTTTCGCATCAAGGTCCGATTGCATGCGCGAACACCAGGAATCCCTTAAAGGGCTTCGCTGGCTTAGCCCTCCTTGTCTTGGTAATCTTGGGACTCGCCCTGGCGGACCCCTTTTAGAATCAACAAGCGTTTAAATGAGGGTGTCAGAGCCGCGGGTGTCGGAAATGAAAACAAGCCTTGCTGAAACGGTCAAAACGCCGTGAAAGCAGGGCGTTGGATGGGTGGCCGAGTGGTCGAAGGCGGCAGTCTTGAAAACTGCTGGGTGCGCAAGTGCCCCGGGGGTTCGAATCCCTCCCCATCCGCTTTGCGCGTCGCGACGGGTACGGCCCGTTGGCCCGATTTCCGAGCGGAATCGGGCAAAAAAGGGGTTCCGTAGTCCCTGGCATGCGGCCGGCCTTCTGGTTGACAGGGGGGATGGGATGATTACTTTCGGAGTAATGATTAGTTGCCTCCGCATCCTGTCGTATGGGTCGAATCCGTCCTTTTTTCGTGACAGGTTGTGATTCGCGGCAGGCGCGCTCGATTGACCAGTGTCGATCACGCGTGGGTGCCGGAAATCGCCAGCGTGCTTCGGTTGTTCGGGCAACCATTCTCGCGGCGTAAAAGACACCGTGGCTGGTGAGCGGCGGTTAATTCGCGTTTTGCTGATGCGTGTCGTCGGTTACAACGCGGGTGACCCTATTGTCGCGCCGGCGCTCATCGGGCGTAGAATGCGTGGCGTTCATCGTCAGCCAGGGTACTTCGTCTCGTCCGTAGTCCGTCACCGAGCAGAAGGGCTCACATGCGGTTAATCAAGCTTCCCGGCGTAGATGCCCCGCAAGGACGATGGATCGGTTTGTCCTTGCCGCGCCGCTTCGTCTGCGACCTTATGCGTCATGCTCAGGCGGTACCCAGCGTTCCGTCACAACGACGCATGCACTTGGGCGAGGTCATCGCCGCGCGTCGCGCTCGGCCCGATCGTATTAGTTGGTGTGCGATTTTCATCAAGGCGTATGCGATCGTATCGGCGGACCGTCCTGAGCTGCGGCGCACCTATATGCCGTATTTGTGGCCACATCTGTACGAGCATCCGTTCAACGTCGCAAATTTCAGCTTGGAGCGGCAGTATCGTGGTGAAGAGGGAGTCTTTTTTGCCCAGGTGCGTCAGCCCGAGTTGCTGAGTCTTGTCGAGCTGGATGCACTCGTGCGGCAACATCAAGTGGCGCCGATCGAAGAAGTTCCCAGCTTTCGTCGCACACTGCTGTTGAGCCGGTTACCGATGCCGCTGCGCCGCCTGGTCTGGTGGCTGGGGCTGTTCAGCGACGGCGGCTACCGTGCGCACTTCTTCGGAACATTCGGGATTAGTGTCGTGGCATCGCTGGGCGCCGCGGGCTTGCACATTCTGTCGCCCCTTACCACCACGCTGAACTACGGTATTTTCGAGCCCGACGGCGCCATTGATGTGCGATTGACCTACGATCACCGCGTGCTGGACGGAGCACCCGTGGCTCGGGCGCTGGCCGCTTTGGAGCATGTGCTGCGGACAGAGATCCTGGAAGAGCTGCGACGTTTGCCGGCCGTCACTGCCAAGTCCGATGAAGTTGCCGTCATCACGTAAGCTCACGATTTCAGGGTGTTCACCATCGCGGCGCCGCAGGCAATGGCCGTATGGCGGTTGGACAACATCCTATTGCCGTCGCCAAGGCTATTGGCGGCAGGTCGTCCGCGTACCGATTTTGTTACGTTACCAACAATGTTAGATGGGCATGTATTGATCGGTTAATCTTGCCTTCTACAACGACGTCCAAGAACACAGCCCATGCACGAACCTTTTCGTTATTGTTTGCGTGTGCGGTACGGCGAGTGCGACGCCCAAAAGGTCGTGTTCAATGTTCACTACGGACACTACGTCGACCTGGCCGTCCTGGAGTTCATCCGTGCGCTGGGGTTTGCCAATATCCTCGTAAATGGGCCAATCGACTACCAATTGGTCAAGCAGACCTTGGAGTGGAAGGCTCCGGCGCGGTTCGATCAGGTGCTAGAGATTTCCGTCCGC includes:
- a CDS encoding thioesterase family protein, with the protein product MHEPFRYCLRVRYGECDAQKVVFNVHYGHYVDLAVLEFIRALGFANILVNGPIDYQLVKQTLEWKAPARFDQVLEISVRAKHLGNTSFTLSAEFRIAGEEAVIATAETVYVLVDAVCLTKTPLPADFRAALARGGEKLWIDHSDSTPRSS
- a CDS encoding glycosyltransferase yields the protein MKILLNTTTLTIGGALQLATSLIREALRRPSDIEWHLAMSRPVYDQVRQFHPSPIPRATVFEQSPARSSDARKRLRELEATIRPDCIFTPYGPTYVQFAAPHLMGAANPWVAHADIHAYQVMGFPFEWLQTFVLSIYRGYWFRKAEMLTVETEYVRQGYHLRVGTPLPRIAVVPNTCGQHYLQHQGLRPYPKPGKRIRILCFAAPYKHKRVDIASHVAAELTARRPELDFEFVTTIAEGDPMVSRMKESAKALGVGSRINNLGVVPVVAGPSLYESCDICFMPTVLECFSATYPEAMAMGLPIVTTDLGFLRDVCQDAALYFPPNNSRIAAERILELLGSESLWNRLIMAGKRVLRGLPTASERFRMYVQLLKQMRKTPEQASPLTHLPHHNRSSDSRMDAGI